The window AAGAGGCCAAACGATTGCGGGCAGTACTCGATCCGTCTCTAATAGTGGGACTCGAGCATTTCGGAAGCACGGCTGTTCCCGGCTTATCGGCCAAGCCCATCATAGATATACTGATTGCGGTCCAATCATTGGCGGACGCGCAAGCCACTTTTGTCGAAGCCCTTCGAAATCTTGATTATGTCTATTGGGCCGATAATCCGAAGAAGGATCGAATGTTCTTCGTTAAAGGCATGCCCCCCTTCGGATCAAGGCGCTCCCACCATGTTCATGTGACGGAGCCGCATGGAGAGATGTGGCAGCGGTTGGCGTTCAGGGACTATTTGCGCGCTCATCCAGAGGAAGCTACGACTTACGAGCGGCTCAAGAGACGACTTGCCGCCGAACATCAGACGGATCGCGAGGCTTATACCGACGCCAAATCTGCCTACGTCGAAACTGTGATGCGGAAAGCAATCAAGCGAGCGTAGCCCAGATGAGCCCGTAGGGCGCAATGGCGTAGCGTGTTGCGTCGGCGCGCTATTACGGAGGCCAGCTCGCTACGCCCAGGGCAGTGTATCGTTATCGCTCCCTCGACAGACCGAGTTGCCGGAACTAGCTTTACGCGATGAACATTGTTCGCCGTACCGTGGAAATCGATGCCAGCACCGACGCACGCCTGACCGAAATGGCGGCTGAGCGCGGGCAGGATGTCGCGGCCGTTCTCGCCGAGGCTGTGGCGCTGCTCGATTCGGTTGTCGATCTGGCGGGTCCGGATTTCGCAGAGGACCGGCGTCGGCTCGACGAATTCCTCAACAGCCGCACGGCGGCTCCGCTGAACAGTGTCAAGGTATGGGTCGCGAGCTGGG is drawn from Bradyrhizobium lablabi and contains these coding sequences:
- a CDS encoding GrpB family protein; this translates as MDDVEIVNYDPRWPVLFDEEAKRLRAVLDPSLIVGLEHFGSTAVPGLSAKPIIDILIAVQSLADAQATFVEALRNLDYVYWADNPKKDRMFFVKGMPPFGSRRSHHVHVTEPHGEMWQRLAFRDYLRAHPEEATTYERLKRRLAAEHQTDREAYTDAKSAYVETVMRKAIKRA